The Linepithema humile isolate Giens D197 chromosome 2, Lhum_UNIL_v1.0, whole genome shotgun sequence genome has a segment encoding these proteins:
- the LOC105667747 gene encoding protein tipE isoform X1, translated as MADEKEKQTFLQKLLFYTTAFFILLSTFSLFAFLFLVPFVIDPAFTTIFMQFDTRPAECVTIDVESKRGTSNCSWTSCREGCTKELYDCTQILVNYKLPENVSEGTGGEGGAVGGVEDDEESKRMPRYERSLGEYVEELNENFVEDDETGLPKPFPTGLMGNDSEWYFTGAKLFPNVKGCGYPPMLNCSIFYRQYANIGQNFSCYYSKVDPGIVISDLDMWQVYMNLVYAMAIPIPSFIISVIYLTIAYFKIYNEDEEVLVGGEEGEEGEEGDGDDGTPLPPTSGALTPGSEAFREDLASFGHQLKVAMADDISRESLDGIPNSLSVQGNLSKTMTTSISTPPGPTAAV; from the exons ATGGCGGACGAAAAGGAGAAGCAGACGTTCCTGCAGAAGCTGCTGTTCTACACGACCGCGTTCTTCATCCTCCTCAGCACCTTCAGCCTCTTCGCCTTCCTCTTCTTGGTCCCCTTCGTTATTGACCCCGCTTTCACCACCATCTTCATGCAGTTCGACACTCGACCCGCCGAGTGCGTCACCATCGATGTTGAGTCCAAAAGAG GTACGAGCAATTGCTCATGGACGTCCTGTAGAGAGGGTTGCACGAAGGAGCTGTACGATTGCACGCAAATACTCGTCAACTATAAGCTACCGGAAAACGTGTCCGAAGGGACAGGCGGGGAAGGCGGAGCGGTAGGAGGTGTCGAGGACGACGAAGAGAGCAAGCGGATGCCGCGTTACGAGCGTTCCTTAGGCGAATACGTCGAGGAGCTCAACGAGAACTTCGTCGAGGACGATGAGACCGGACTGCCGAAACCTTTCCCTACAG GTCTCATGGGCAACGACTCCGAGTGGTACTTCACCGGGGCCAAGCTGTTCCCCAACGTAAAAGGCTGTGGATACCCTCCAATGCTGAATTGCAGTATTTTCTATCGGCAGTACGCCAACATAGGGCAGAACTTTAGCTGTTACTACTCGAAAGTGGACCCCGGAATTGTCATCAGCGATCTCGATATGTGGCAG GTGTACATGAACCTCGTGTACGCGATGGCGATTCCGATACCGTCTTTCATAATCTCGGTGATATACCTCACCATCGCCTACTTCAAGATCTACAACGAAGACGAGGAGGTCCTCGTAGGCGGCGAAGAGGGTGAGGAAGGGGAGGAAGGGGACGGGGACGACGGTACACCCTTGCCGCCAACTAGCGGTGCATTAACGCCCGGAAGTGAAGCCTTCAGGGAAGATTTGGCGAGCTTCGGGCATCAACTCAAGGTCGCGATGGCCGACGACATCAGCAGGGAAAGTCTTGATGGGATTCCTAACTCGCTCTCTGTTCAGGG AAACTTGAGCAAGACGATGACGACGAGTATCTCAACTCCCCCTGGGCCGACAGCAGCAGTCTGA